The Halorubrum salinarum genome segment ACGACATCACCTACCACCGCGCCGTCGACGTCCCCGCGGTCCGGATCGCCTTCGACCGCCCCGCGGTCCGCAACGCCTTCCGGCCCGGGACGGTCGACGAGCTGTACGCCGCGCTCGACCACGCGCGCAAGCAGGCCGACGTGGGAACCGTCCTCCTCACCGGGAACGGCCCCTCGGAGAAGGACGGCGGCTGGGCGTTCTGTTCCGGCGGCGACCAGTCCGTCCGGGGCGGCTCCGGCTACGAGTACCGCGACGACGACGAGGCGGGCGACGACGACGACGACCTCGTCCGCGAGGCGCGGGCGGGCCGGCTCCACATCCTCGAAGTCCAGCGGCTGATCCGGTTCATGCCGAAGCCCGTGGTCGCGGTCGTCCCCGGCTGGGCGGTCGGCGGCGGCCACTCGCTGCACGTCGTCTGCGACATGACCCTCGCCAGCGAGGAGCACGCGCAGTTCCTCCAGACCGACCCCGACGTGGGGTCGTTCGACGGCGGGTTCGGCTCCGCGTACCTCGCGAAGCAGATCGGACAGAAGAAGGCCCGCGAGGTGTTCTTCCGCGGCAAGACCTACTCCGCCGCGGAGGCCGCGGACATGGGCATGGTCAACGAGGTCGTCCCGCACGAGGAGTTGGAGGACGTGGCCTTGAAGTGGGCCGACGAGATGACCCGGAAGTCGCCGACCGCGATGCGGATGCTGAAGTACGCGTTCAACATGGCCGACGACGGGATGGTCGGCCAGCAGGTGTTCGCGGGCGAGGCGACGCGGCTCGCGTACATGACGGAGGAGGCGCAGGAGGGCCGCGACGCCTTCCTTGAGGGCCGCGAGCCGCGGTTCCGCGACTACCCCTGGCACTACTGACGGGGGCGCCGAGACGCGGCCGCTCGCGCGAGGGCCCTCGGAGCGGTCGCCCCAGTCACCTACAAGTACCCCGCCGCGGTACCGCTACCCATGCTGGTCGAGGAGGTGATGACGACGGACCTCGTGACCTGTGACGTCGGCGCCACGGTCCGGGACGCCACGGAGTCGATGCTCCGCAACCGGATCGGCAGCGTCGTCGTCACGGACGGCGGGACGCCCGCCGGGATCCTCACCGAGAGCGACGTCCTCCACGCCGGGTACGTCACCGACGACCCATTGTCTGCGATCCCGGTTCGGCAGGCCGCGAGCGCCCCGCTCGTCACCGTTCGGCCGAGCGCGACCCTCCGGAGCGCGACCGAGCGCATGCGCTCGGAGGGCGTCAAGAAGCTCGTCGTCGTCGACGGCGTGACGCCCGAGGGGATCGTCACCACGCAGGACATCGTCGACAACTACGCCGGGATCCGCCGGGAGGTCCGCGACCTCGCGACGGACGCGACCGGGTGGTCGGAGCGGTCCGACCGGCTCCGCGACTGAGGGGCGCCCGCTCAAGTGCCCCTCAGTCGTCGTCGCCGACGATCCCCTCCGCGACCGCCATGTCATCGACCGCGGGGTCGTCCTCCGACGCGCGGAGGACGAACCGCTTGCGGATCAGGTCGGCGACGTAGATGGCCGTCCCGGCGATGATCAGCGTGTCGCCGGGGAGCCGCGCCCAGAACAGCGTCTGGACGAGGTCGCGCTCGTAGAAGCCGAGGCTGCGGGCCGCGGCGTAGCTCTCGGTGAACGCGACGTCGAGCTGGAGGAAGCCGACGGGCAGCACCGAGACGAACACCATCAGCGCGAGCCCGACGTTCCAGCACCAGAACGACGCGCGGAGCCACGAGGCGTCCCAGCGGTCGGGGTCGATCGACAGCTGGAGCATGTACGTCACCATGCCGAGCGCGAGGAACCCGAACGCGCCGAA includes the following:
- a CDS encoding 1,4-dihydroxy-2-naphthoyl-CoA synthase encodes the protein MVSEIFDPDAWEPVTDEFDDITYHRAVDVPAVRIAFDRPAVRNAFRPGTVDELYAALDHARKQADVGTVLLTGNGPSEKDGGWAFCSGGDQSVRGGSGYEYRDDDEAGDDDDDLVREARAGRLHILEVQRLIRFMPKPVVAVVPGWAVGGGHSLHVVCDMTLASEEHAQFLQTDPDVGSFDGGFGSAYLAKQIGQKKAREVFFRGKTYSAAEAADMGMVNEVVPHEELEDVALKWADEMTRKSPTAMRMLKYAFNMADDGMVGQQVFAGEATRLAYMTEEAQEGRDAFLEGREPRFRDYPWHY
- a CDS encoding CBS domain-containing protein, which encodes MLVEEVMTTDLVTCDVGATVRDATESMLRNRIGSVVVTDGGTPAGILTESDVLHAGYVTDDPLSAIPVRQAASAPLVTVRPSATLRSATERMRSEGVKKLVVVDGVTPEGIVTTQDIVDNYAGIRREVRDLATDATGWSERSDRLRD